A DNA window from Hordeum vulgare subsp. vulgare chromosome 1H, MorexV3_pseudomolecules_assembly, whole genome shotgun sequence contains the following coding sequences:
- the LOC123406709 gene encoding GDSL esterase/lipase At1g09390-like, with translation MVRMLRGLVILAAVVVALHCCELPRRADGRCVLFNFGDSNSDTGSLPAAYGFYLGPPAGRRFFNRTTGRWSDGRLYIDFIGTYLPCVQTIVRLVPCEQSSALRMDACAAESLGIRYLSPYLESSGSNFTDGVNFAVAGAAAASNQSAIPFTMATQVNQFLHFKNRTRELRPLGQGSMLSEEDFLGAVYSIDVGQNDITLAFLANLTLQEIVADGGPLAAAAAKVEESVRALYGSGARKFWVYNTGPIGCLPQTLALRQRPGDELDAAGCLARYNAAARALNAGLAAACRRLADEYCGSATVVCTDMYAVKYDLFANHDRYGIERPLMACCGHGGPPYNYVNLKTCGQPTATACPEGERHVSWDGVHYTEDANAIVASKILSGDFSQPRTKLHALCE, from the coding sequence ATGGTAAGAATGCTTCGAGGACTCGTGatcctcgccgccgtcgtcgtggCCCTGCATTGCTGTGAACTCCCGCGAAGGGCCGACGGCAGGTGCGTCCTGTTCAACTTCGGCGACTCCAACTCCGACACTGGCTCCCTCCCTGCCGCCTACGGCTTCTACCTcggcccgcccgccggccgccgctTCTTCAACCGGACCACGGGCCGCTGGTCGGACGGCCGCCTCTACATCGACTTCATTGGTACGTACCTACCTTGCGTCCAAACCATCGTTCGTTTAGTTCCATGCGAGCAGAGCTCAGCTCTTCGAATGGATGCCTGTGCAGCCGAGAGCCTCGGGATCAGGTACCTGAGCCCGTACCTGGAGTCGTCGGGTTCCAACTTCACCGACGGAGTGAACTTCGCGGtggccggggcggcggcggcgagcaaccAGAGCGCCATCCCGTTCACCATGGCCACGCAGGTGAACCAGTTTTTGCATTTCAAGAACCGGACCCGGGAGCTCCGGCCGCTGGGGCAGGGCTCGATGCTATCGGAGGAAGACTTCCTGGGAGCCGTGTACTCGATCGACGTCGGACAGAACGACATCACGCTCGCCTTCCTTGCGAACCTCACGCTGCAGGAGATCGTCGCGGACGGCGGCCCTCTCGCCGCCGCGGCAGCCAAGGTCGAGGAGTCCGTCCGGGCGCTGTACGGCAGCGGCGCACGCAAGTTCTGGGTGTACAACACGGGGCCCATCGGGTGCCTGCCGCAGACGCTGGCGCTGCGGCAGAGGcccggcgacgagctcgacgcGGCCGGCTGCCTCGCCCGCTACAACGCCGCCGCCCGGGCGCTCAACGCCGGCCTCGCCGCGGCGTGCCGCCGGCTCGCGGACGAGTACTGCGGGAGCGCGACCGTGGTGTGCACCGACATGTACGCCGTCAAGTACGACCTGTTCGCCAACCACGACCGGTACGGCATCGAGCGGCCGCTGATGGCGTGCTGCGGCCACGGCGGGCCGCCGTACAACTACGTGAACCTCAAGACGTGCGGGCAGCCGACGGCGACGGCGTGCCCGGAGGGGGAGAGGCACGTGAGCTGGGACGGCGTGCACTACACCGAGGACGCCAACGCCATCGTTGCCTCCAAGATACTCTCCGGCGACTTCTCCCAGCCGCGCACCAAACTCCACGCGCTCTGCGAATAA